In Malassezia japonica chromosome 2, complete sequence, one DNA window encodes the following:
- the RGA2 gene encoding Rho-type gtpase-activating protein (EggNog:ENOG503NWDD; COG:T; COG:Z): MHAPAEGGEADSVAVSRASSGASGRSERVKSPKAKPMRSRASSNASVPTPRTQEEWESMVCEACGEGIDDDKAEEGIVRMSECFWHVGCFTCITCGRQVPLDQDNVLLVGTQPMCGDCTFNCTACNEVIVDEVIMCDQDPYHTHCFSCSYCEQPIESNIFAKMPGTLACVACQDRIGDHAPAAVPATRSPSLGNDVETLHSTRNSSNASEYSASSLPVDEPGREPIDLTGLYLEDSAWRRGSTATDTGSGSFELAYDRLSEMIQTEIVQAYYSMQQSRGNTPMHGLEERLASSPTRADARRGSRTLQPPTVRKQLARRSDRLSQSSEARDPWNRPTSYTDSEIMRSLSMYDSEFDALLATPDLSARVPPEGHEGRLSRASMEIVDQIANELAHVHDDDDGDDTPVSPTLMRPRDGPWRKEAGDESVLPDTPAPLSEQATLEMERRIALAELLAIDDAAAPPGANAGEKTSIRSRVELVLHSLMAHLDTVKQEYAQEVQALAAQQQVLRQEIRPMMQLRAALHQENQRLAQRADELGAQVAQLEARSLHAHVEKPLPKAQEANGGVQVTLSRQESGASAASRLDASLPPLPVPRKFRWIKPRLLSNHELTTLGETLLQPAFEVKRSATSVISPPVPPKNLLAVPSTEPVQTHMHIFQPANVLRPSARCFVCSRNLWGQQEMRCTQCQQVCHTTCVAHVSSACSAANTPPARSPSGSPHMHKRSLSSSGASMVGRALQEQVQVEGTLVPRLVDWCVMAVEKNGMGDEGLYRKSGGSQQQRLILQLFDSGQSFDLCDAHQFNDIGALTSVLKHYLRELPEPLIPSDTHDLFLDFGERATSTPPDAALPAMRRLLKRLPDAHRATLGRLCLHLKRVDQHAATTRMTSRNLGLVFGLLIEHAQALFT; the protein is encoded by the exons ATGCACGCACCGGCGGAGGGCGGAGAGGCCGACAGCGTCGccgtctcgcgcgcctcgtccggcgcgtcgggcagGTCGGAGCGTGTCAAATCGCCCAAGGCCAAGCCAATGCGCTCGCGTGCGTCGTCGAATGCGTCCGTGCCGACGCCCCGCACGCAGGAGGAGTGGGAGTCGATGGTGTGCGAGGCGTGCGGCGAAggcatcgacgacgacaaGGCGGAAGAGGGCATTGTGCGCATGTCCGAGTGCTTCTGGCACGTTGGCTGCTTTACGTGTATTACCTGTGGGCGCCaggtgccgctcgaccaggaCAATGTGCTGCtggtcggcacgcagcccATGTGCGGGGACTGCACCTTCAACTGCACCGCATGCAACGAGGTgatcgtcgacgaggtcatTATGTGCGACCAGGATCCGTACCACACGCACTGCTTCAGCTGCTCGTACTGCGAGCAGCCGATCGAGTCGAATATTTTTGCCAAGATGCCGGGCACGCTCGCTTGTGTCGCGTGCCAGGACCGGATCGGGGACCACGCGCCGGCTGCTgtgccggcgacgcgctcgccgagcttgggGAACGacgtcgagacgctgcacAGTACACGCAACTCGTCCAACGCAAGCGAGtacagcgcctcgtcgctgccggtcgacgagccgggCCGCGAGCCGATCGACCTCACCGGGCTCTACCTCGAGGACTCGGCTTGGCGCAGGGGGTCGACCGCGACAGACacgggctcgggctcgttCGAGCTCGCGTACGACCGCCTCTCGGAAATGATCCAGACCGAGATCGTCCAGGCGTACTACTCGATGCAGCAGTCGCGGGGGAATACCCCGATGCACGGTCTCGAGGAACGCCTCGCCTCGtcaccgacgcgcgcagatgcgcgccgaggcagcAGGACACTGCAGCCGCCGACGGtccgcaagcagctcgcccgccgcagcgaccgCCTCTCGCAgtcgtccgaggcgcgcgacccGTGGAACAGGCCCACGTCGTACACCGACTCGGAGATCATGCGCTCGCTCTCGATGTACGACAGCGAGTTtgacgcgctgcttgcgacGCCAGACCTCTCGGCACGCGTCCCGCCCGAGGGGCACGAGGGGCGCCTGTCGCGTGCGTCGATGGAGATCGTCGACCAGATCGCcaacgagctcgcgcatgtgcacgacgacgacgacggggACGACACGCCCGTGTCGCCCACCCTCATGCGCCCGCGCGACGGGCCGTGGCGCAAAGAGGCGGGCGACGAAAGCGTCTTGCCAGACAccccggcgccgctctcggAGCAAGCGACACTGGAAatggagcgccgcatcgcccttgccgagctgctggcgatcgacgacgcagccgcgccgccgggcgcaaACGCAGGCGAAAAGACGTCGATTCGcagccgcgtcgagctcgtcttGCACTCGCTCATGGCACACCTCGACACGGTCAAGCAAGAGTACGCCCAAGAGGTacaggcgcttgccgcgcagcagcaggtcCTGCGCCAAGAGATCCGCCCCATGATGCAGCTGCGTGCAGCGCTGCACCAAGAGaaccagcgcctcgcccagcGTGCagacgagctcggtgcgcaggtcgcgcagctcgaggcgcgctcgctgcaCGCCCATGTAGAAAAGCCGCTGCCCAAGGCGCAAGAGGCTAACGGCGGTGTGCAGGTGACGCTCTCGCGCCAGGagtcgggcgcgtcggctgcgtcgcgcctcgacgcgtcgctcccgccgctgccggtgcCCCGCAAGTTCCGCTGGATCAAGCCGCGCCTCTTGTCGAACCACGAGCTgacgacgctcggcgaaaCGCTCTTGCAGCCCGCGTTTGAAGtgaagcgcagcgccacaTCAGTCAtctcgccgccggtgccgcccAAGAATCTGCTCGCGGTGCCGTCCACGGAGCCGGTCCAGACGCACATGCATATCTTCCAGCCGGCCAATGTCCTGCGGCCGTCTGCGCGGTGCTTTGTCTGCAGCCGGAACCTGTGGGGACAGCAGGAGATGCGGTGCACACAGTGCCAGCAAGTGTGCCACACGACGTGCGTCGCACACGtctcgtcggcgtgctcagCGGCCAACACGcccccggcgcgctcgccgtcgggcaGCCCGCACATGCACAAGCGCTCGCtctcctcgtcgggcgcctcgatgGTCGGCCGCGCCTTGCAGGAGCAGGTGCAGGTCGAGGGCACGCTGGTGccccgcctcgtcgactGGTGCGTGATGGCCGTCGAAAAGAACGGCATGGGCGACGAAGGCCTCTACCGCAAGTCGGGCGGCAgccagcagcagcgactCATCCTGCAGCTCTTTGACAGCGGCCAGTCGTTTGACCTCTGCGATGCACACCAATTTAACGATATTGGCGCTCTGACGAGCGTCCTCAAGCACTACCTTCGCGAATTGCCCGAGCCGCTCATTCCCAGCGACACCCACGACCTCTTTCTCGACTTCGGCGAGCGGGCCACCTCGACACCGCCCGATGCGGCCCTGCCGGccatgcgccgcctgctcaagCGGCTCCCggacgcgcaccgcgcgacgctcggccgcctgtGCCTCCATCTGAAACGTGTCGATCAGCACGCTGCGACGACACGCATGACCTCACGAAACCTCGGGCTGGTGTTTGGAC TCTTGATTGAGCATGCTCAAGCCCTCTTTACATAA
- a CDS encoding uncharacterized protein (COG:S; EggNog:ENOG503P7AV): protein MAEAWTTPGRRRRAPPAPPAQAWGELSDEDKEARIDRLVDAVQKKQGALHASAAQQRLQDLFAAVRNREGAPTSILCLGIGALRDAAAQMQLAMLLELRSALECHPPCVCPVEVYDPLFDAQDAALVRRLGMRLPDANKCGSYTLDAPTLAYMPHCPKELYDALLRANWSKDGLRRLVLCGNDLERYSMSADTPALARISPHTQRYAMPDYDAAPTGALDATLHVFFTTLACEPLLVEESGWSYQPAPRKAKGRTRKKPAPAPLPAVLQPEEEAFWTLPSAAASGAEVFTTSIDAL from the exons ATGGCCGAGGCGTGGACGACGCCagggcgccggcgacgtgcgccgcccgcgccgccggcgcaggcgtgGGGCGAGCTCAGCGATGAGGACAAGGAGGCACGTATCGATAGGCTGGTCGATGCCGTTCAAAAGAAGCAGGGCGCACTGCACGCGTCCGCCGCACAGCAGCGGTTGCAGG ATCTCTttgcggccgtgcgcaacAGGGAGGGTGCGCCGACATCGATCCTTTgcctcggcatcggcgcgctgcgggaCGCGGCCGCACAGATGCAACTCGCAATGCTGTtggagctgcgcagcgcactcGAG TGCCATCCGCCGTGCGTGTGCCCGGTCGAGGTGTACGACCCCCTGTTTGATGCacaggacgcggcgctcgtgcgccgcctgggcATGCGCCTCCCGGACGCCAACAAG TGTGGCTCCTatacgctcgacgcaccGACACTCGCCTACATGCCGCACTGCCCGAAAGAGCtgtacgacgcgctgctgcgtgccaACTGGAGCAAGGacggcctgcggcgccttgTCCTTTGTGGAAACGATTTGGAGCGGTACTCTATGTCTGCCGACAcgcctgcgctcgcacgGATTA GTCCGCACACCCAGCGCTACGCGATGCCCGACTatgacgcggcgccgaccggcgcgctcgacgcgacgctgcaTGTCTTTTtcacgacgctcgcctGTGAGCCGCTTCTCGTGGAAGAGAGCGGCTGGAGCTACCAGCCCGCCCCCCGCAAAGCCAAAGGGCGCACACGCAAAAAACCGGCGCCTGCCCCTCTTCCTGCTGTCCTCCAGCCAGAGGAGGAGGCGTTTTGGACGTTaccgagcgcggccgcgtccggAGCCGAAGTATTTACAACGTCCATCGATGCCCTATAG
- a CDS encoding tRNA (uracil(54)-C(5))-methyltransferase (EggNog:ENOG503NVPX; COG:J) has protein sequence MSSSARMHTPPSPPPVPAEKKARTGEPSAAKLDRQAAKRDRKRIHYLQKAYEKQVSKQGDPPILFDILDMLGKERVDAILQRKAEFDRVAPFGEEVDVTIERLSAHGDGLAPTPQGDRVLVVPFALPGEKVRVVPYGAERLYFKTRLVERLGGQSDMRNDELVQCKYFGQCGGCQYQMIPYDTQLELKRRVVENAFRHYSKLDPLLVPSVLPTVGSPQTMQYRTKLTPHFDLPHALRKASSKEGLDPASFSVPIGFDGATSGRVMDIEECPIGTPTLNAAMPVEYAKVRANILQYKNGATILLRDSLKDLEPATIAEGKSVTVTDHHATVYETVGATKFSTPAGAFFQNNRSIIPLVIDYAKEQTLPKEDDGKPRYLVDTYCGSGLFALTLSPMFHEVAGVEISASSIECAKHNAALNGITNAKFLAGSAENIFASIAYPPEQTTVVIDPPRRGCDQPFIDQLVALKPKDIVYVSCNVHTQARDVGALLRACPSYKIESVRGFDFFPQTHHVEGVCVLHNTDYGS, from the exons ATGTCTAGTTCTGCGCGTATGCACACTCCACCGAGTCCTCCGCCTGTTCCTGCGGAGAAAAAGGCCCGCACGGGGGAGCCGTCTGCGGCGAAACTCGACCGCCAGGCAGCGAAGCGTGACCGAAAGCGCATCCATTACCTGCAGAAAGCGTACGAGAAGCAGGTGAGCAAGCAAGGCGACCCTCCTATTTTGTTCGATATCCTTGATATGCTTGGAAAAGAGCGTGTGGATGCCAttctgcagcgcaaggcaGAGTTtgaccgcgtcgcgccgttcGGCGAAGAAGTCGACGTGACGATCGAGCGGCTCAGTGCGCATGgcgacggcctcgcgccgacgccgcagGGTGACCGCGTGCTAGTAGTCCCTTTTGCGCTGCCTGGCGAAAAGGTCCGCGTGGTGCCgtacggcgccgagcgcctctaCTTCAAGACgcgccttgtcgagcgcctcggcggccagAGCGACATGCGCAACGACGAACTGGTGCAGTGCAAGTACTTTGGCCAGTGCGGTGGATGCCAGTACCAAATGATTCCCTACGATACCCAGCTTGAGCTGAAGCGTCGTGTCGTCGAAAATGCGTTCCGGCACTATTCAAAGCTGGACCCTTTGCtggtgccgagcgtgctgcCTACGGTCGGCTCGCCGCAGACAATGCAGTACCGCACAAAGCTGACGCCGCACTTTGACCTTCCCCATGCGTTGCGCAAAGCGTCGAGCAAGGAAGGGCTTGATCCTGCGTCCTTCTCGGTGCCAATCGGAttcgacggcgcgacgtcgggGCGGGTGATGGACATTGAAGAGTGTCCTATTggcacgccgacgctgAACGCGGCCATGCCGGTCGAGTACGCCAAAGTGCGTGCGAACATTTTGCAGTACAAGAACGGCGCGACGATTctgctgcgcgactcgctcaAGGACCTCGAGCCGGCAACTATTGCAGAGGGCAAGTCGGTCACGGTGACCGACCACCATGCGACGGTGTACGAGACGGTGGGCGCGACCAAGTTCTCGACGCCCGCCGGTGCCTTTTTCCAGAACAATCGCTCGATTATCCCGTTGGTAATCGACTATGCCAAAGAACAGACGTTGCCCAAAGAGGACGACGGCAAGCCGCGGTACCTGGTCGACACCTACTGCGGCTCTGGGCTCTTTGCGCTGACCCTCTCGCCGATGTTTCACGAGgtcgccggcgtcgagatcagcgcaagctcgatCGAGTGCGCCAAGCACAATGCAGCGCTCAACGGCATTACCAATGCCAAGTTTTTGGCCGGCAGCGCGGAAAACATCTTTGCGAGCATCGCCTACCCCCCGGAGCAGACGACGGTCGTGATCGACCccccgcgccgcggctgcgaCCAGCCGTTTATCGACCAGCTGGTCGCGCTGAAGCCCAAGGATATCGTCTATG TTTCGTGCAATGTCCAC ACGCAAGCGCGTGATGTCGGTGCGCTCCTCCGTGCCTGCCCCTCGTACAAGAtcgagagcgtgcgcggcttTGACTTTTTCCCCCAGACGCA CCACGTCGAAGGGGTATGCGTATTGCACAATACAGACTATGGATCGTAG
- a CDS encoding uncharacterized protein (EggNog:ENOG503Q4KJ; TransMembrane:8 (n15-25c30/31o46-67i106-132o144-161i168-186o206-225i277-296o316-337i349-375o); COG:S) codes for MSGSMVSRLPGGPKTVVAFLAILFAYTVQTESTQHIQHALRYEKPLLLLYVTHSSFTFLLPIQLLVLRVTTGRPISHFLGLLKRDVQKQLDHVRSKVGLGPAHTSVSFFLTLLSILVLIMLGITIPAVSWFVALPLTSMANVTSIYNTFSIWALVFSVIFLNEEWNYLQAFAVLLGVVGVGIVSYASTQPVTIAAQTIKPIVSRAMLGNSLALLGAIWMAAYEVLYKLIATVPDENHAGFRPLASSPEHADEHATHHNEDHEEAAPTEEPLPFGMHAMAMTSGIGLTTFVLLWAMLLVAHLVDFEPLALPPNGETLGWIVMGASCGMIFNGCFSILLSLWGPVLASMSCLLTTVIVQLTDLVLGVPLSFVCLLPWENKG; via the exons ATGTCCGGCTCGATGGTGAGCCGCCTGCCGGGCGGTCCCAAGACCGTCGTGGCGTTTCTCGCAATCCTGTTTGCCTACACGGTGCAAACAGAGTCTACGCAACATATACAGCACGCACTGCGCTACGAGAAGCCGCTGCTTCTTCTGTATGTGACACACAGCAGCTTTACCTTTTTGCTTCCGATCCAGTTGTTGGTCCTGCGCGTGACGACCGGCCGGCCGATCTCGCACttcctcggcctgctgaagcgcgacgtgcagaagcagctcgaccaTGTACGCTCGAAAGTGGGCCTCGGGCCCGCGCATACCTCTGTGTCGTTCTTCTTGACGCTCCTCTCGATCCTCGTCCTGATCATGCTCGGGATCACCATCCCGGCCGTGAGCTGGTTCGTGGCGCTTCCCCTGACGAGCATGGCGAACGTCACCTCGATCTACAACACCTTTAGCATTTGGGCCTTGGTGTTTTCGGTCATTTTCCTCAACGAGGAATGGAACTAT CTCCAAGCCTTTGcggtgctcctcggcgtcgtcggcgtgggTATCGTGTCCTACGCGAGCACGCAGCCAGTCAcgatcgcggcgcagacCATCAAGCCGATCGTATCGCGTGCGATGCTCGGCAATtcgctggcgctgctcggcgccatCTGGATGGCCGCGTACGAGGTCCTGTACAAACTGATTGCCACCGTGCCGGACGAAAATCACGCCGGCTTCcggccgctcgcgtcgtcgcccgagcACGCGGACGAGCACGCAACGCACCATAACGAGGACCACGaagaggcggcgccgaccgaAGAGCCGCTACCGTTTGGTATGCACGCAATGGCAATGACGTCGGGCATTGGTCTCACAACATTTGTGCTCCTGTGGGCCATGCTGCTTGTCGCGCACTTGGTCGACTTtgagccgctcgcgctcccgCCAAATggcgagacgctcggctGGATCGTCATGGGCGCAAGCTGCGGCATGATCTTTAACGGGTGCTTCTCGATCCTCCTCTCGCTCTGGGGGCCAGTGCTGGCGAGCATGTCGTGCCTGCTGACGACCGTCATTGTGCAGCTGACCGACCTCGTGTTAGGCGTGCCTT TGAGCTTTGTGTGCTTGCTGCCTTGGGAAAATAAAGGATAG
- a CDS encoding uncharacterized protein (COG:I; BUSCO:EOG09260R9L; EggNog:ENOG503NVGC) has translation MDLYLTTFTLPKGSPPAGTPRADGGARTPSAPLSSSPESRVVGSRAGLAVSPPGALAPGSMRPGAMRSPDAAPGRPERTPSGTDSTDLSLDAPSRSPSFSSFDLAEVVPRLGQMVMNKHHCLVNIAPCSEGAPDGSLAASPHQVPFSPGPLAQSPLSRLPSASEPGESAPARSASTASLQHAQASVPSSTSPKYSFNMCGTQSQVQDARGALLQELPFAWKVLVKVPCADVVATSNDTQTPSNDVVHADVRAKLDEIMQLSNTQITAMQLDSHGVELGAGLEVDRNVQFVVAGSIESIEFARVQLLLYLDHLHGLHVEQIEIDRKLHHISAGRKRGVLQLIEEETQTTVYLSSPFAGVLQSGTPAAVASKRNIVYITGRFYNTQRARDMILQLTASKAKTQVSKTVTMMPRKIDWLLQERLEALRLLMLDNSTFLELPMIGSQQGQVTVLGTNRVDVERSIRTLMQLVSPYYTANVWLLPGSYDALGLSSKPDTRVLSSIVTNISAGTNAEIVFQNNHFEISGLDREVRTALRQLMRVPTLKHYTYEFRFQLELATDHREFISGKKNGKINKIMEHCGVRIRFEPFNDYNFLIDVLGTELDAALQGLGLLQEELPAEMSFHVPEAYHKRIIGVGGKNIQRIMKKFGVYVKFSNAEEFAALGGYMDNDDNVIARTPSKNSSNLENLKNSVMELVSPKDKDFVTETVAVPRKHQRALLGEKAVHMHEIERKTRCVVRFARRESALDVVQIFGPESQIAVAVQMLLQHVPLEAEVVVPNSYELGAMLESKDYTLLQERVQKELGITLTTGHRAANDQGECSLRLSVPRANLELLPMAKSMLDELCAQHNVHMTSTPSADAFQTPMPPFSTSLMSPPLDTAASDTFHQDTAATAASVAAAGTRYDDASSSAAGAGAKDLKALFEQPSAPGGMAFDSTSNTHLMPSFYTPGYTDGSSLSNPVWGAPLPSMSEMNTHASKNTSMFSPFSAPMAFPFAGSDPAMGKPDNSRAHAAFHPHQPIRRPDAMGTSVPSGVPPSAFPPHPLSRLPLGMHGNSGMGNDIDGFHPIGEHAHQMPNLAMMHGPGNGPASRHGNMGLMRNPTSPGAAPDTMDEVSRVLAQIAFDKQ, from the coding sequence ATGGATTTGTATCTCACCACATTTACGCTGCCCAAAGGCAGCCCCCCGGCTGGCACACCACGTGCCGatggcggcgcacgcacgcccaGCGCGCCCCTCTCCTCCTCTCCCGAGTCGCGCGTGGTCGGCAGCCGCGCGGGACTCGCCGTCTCGCCCCCGGGCGCCTTGGCCCCTGGCTCGATGCGCCCAGGTGCGATGCGGTCACCcgatgctgcgcctggccggccggagcgcacgccctcGGGGACGGACAGCACGGACTTgtcgctcgatgcgccATCCCGCAGCCCTTCGTTCAGTTCTTTTgatctcgccgaggtcgtgccgcgcctcgggcaAATGGTGATGAACAAGCACCACTGCCTCGTGAACAttgcgccgtgctcggAAGGCGCACCGGACGGATCGCTCGCCGCATCCCCGCACCAAGTGCCGTTTTCCCCTGGCCCGCTCGCCCAGTCGCCCTTGTCGCGGCTCCCCAGCGCGTCGGAGCCTGGCGAaagcgcaccggcgcgctctgcaTCCACCGCATCGTTGCAGCATGCGCAGGCATCGGTTCCGAGCTCCACATCGCCCAAGTACAGCTTCAACATGTGCGGCACGCAGTCGCAGGTgcaagacgcgcgcggcgcgctcctccaAGAGTTGCCGTTTGCGTGGAAGGTTCTTGTAAAGGTGCCGTGCGCAGACGTTGTCGCCACGTCCAACGACACGCAGACGCCGAGCAACGATGTCGTGCACGCTGACGtgcgcgccaagctcgacgagatcaTGCAGCTGTCCAACACGCAGATCACTGCCATGCAGCTCGACTCAcacggcgtcgagctcggcgcgggcctCGAGGTGGACCGCAACGTGCAGTTTGTCGTCGCGGGCTCGATCGAGTCGATCGAGTTTGCACGCGTACAACTCCTCCTGTACCTCGACCATCTGCACGGcctgcacgtcgagcagaTTGAAATCGACCGCAAGCTGCACCACATCAGCGCGGGCCGCAAGCGTGGCGTTCTGCAGCTTATCGAGGAAGAGACGCAGACCACCGTCTACCTCTCGTCGCCGTTCGCCGGCGTGCTCCagagcggcacgccggcggcggtcgcaAGCAAGCGCAACATTGTGTACATCACCGGCCGCTTTTACAACACGCAGCGGGCGCGCGACATGATTTTGCAGCTGACTGCATCCAAGGCCAAGACGCAGGTGTCGAAAACCGTCACGATGATGCCGCGCAAGATCGACTGGCTCTTGcaagagcgcctcgaggcgctccgccTCTTGATGCTCGACAACTCGACCTTCCTCGAGCTTCCCATGATTGGAAGCCAGCAGGGCCAGGTCACAGTCCTCGGCACGaaccgcgtcgacgtcgagcgcagcatcCGCACGCTCATGCAGCTCGTTTCGCCGTACTACACGGCCAACGTCTGGCTGCTTCCGGGCTCGTACGATGCCCTCGGTCTCTCATCCAAGCCGGACACGCGCGTCCTCTCGTCGATCGTGACGAACATCAGCGCGGGCACCAATGCCGAAATCGTCTTCCAAAACAACCACTTTGAAATTTCGGGTCTGgaccgcgaggtgcgcacggcactgcgtcagctgatgcgcgtgccgacgctcAAGCACTACACGTACGAGTTCCGCTTCCAGCTTGAGCTTGCGACCGATCACCGCGAATTCATCAGCGGGAAAAAGAACGGCAAGATCAACAAAATTATGGAGcactgcggcgtgcgcattCGCTTCGAGCCGTTCAACGACTACAACTTTTTGATCGACGTGTTGGGCACGGAACTGGACGCGGCACTGCAGGGCCTTGGCCTCTTGCAGGAAGAGCTCCCGGCAGAAATGTCGTTCCACGTCCCAGAGGCCTACCACAAGCGCATCATTGGCGTCGGCGGAAAAAATATTCAGCGCATCATGAAAAAGTTTGGTGTGTATGTAAAGTTCTCCAACGCGGAAGAGTTTGCGGCTCTGGGCGGTTACATGGACAATGACGACAATGTCATTGCGCGCACGCCATCCAAGAACTCGTCCAACCTCGAGAACCTGAAAAATTCGGTCATGGAGCTGGTAAGCCCCAAGGACAAGGACTTTGTCACAGAAACCGTGGCAGTGCCCCGCAAACACCAGCGCGCACTCCTCGGCGAAAAGGCGGTGCACATGCACGAGATCGAGCGCAAGACGCGTTGCGTTGTCCGCTTCGCCCGCCGCGAATCGGCACTCGACGTGGTGCAAATCTTTGGACCCGAGTCGCAGATCGCCGTGGCGGTCCAAATGCTCCTCCAGCatgtgccgctcgaggcaGAGGTCGTGGTGCCCAACTCGTACGAGCTGGGCGCAATGCTCGAGTCCAAGGACTACACGCTGCTCCAGGAGCGCGTCCAAAAGGAGCTCGGCATCACGCTCACCACcggccaccgcgccgcgaaCGACCAGGGCGAGTGCTCTCTCCGCCTGTCGGTCCCGCGCGCTAATCTCGAGCTGTTGCCGATGGCCAAGTcgatgctcgacgagctgtgCGCACAGCACAATGTGCACATGaccagcacgccgtcggcggACGCCTTCCAGACGCCCATGCCGCCTTTCTCCACCTCGCTCATGTCTCCACCGCTTGATACCGCTGCCTCTGATACCTTCCACCAAGATACCGCCGCGACAGCCGCGTCtgtcgctgccgccggGACACGGTACGACGACGCGAGCTCCAGCGCtgcgggcgccggcgctaAGGATCTCAAGGCGCTGTTTGAGCagcccagcgcgccgggcggcatGGCGTTCGACTCGACTTCGAATACCCATTTGATGCCCTCCTTTTATACCCCGGGCTACACGGACGGATCCAGTCTCTCCAACCCGGTGTGGGGCGCACCGCTTCCGTCCATGTCTGAGATGAACACGCACGCGTCCAAAAACACCAGCATGTTTTCTCCATTTTCCGCGCCGATGGCCTTCCCTTTTGCAGGGAGCGACCCGGCGATGGGCAAGCCGGACAACAGCCGTGCGCATGCGGCCTTCCACCCGCACCAGCCCATCCGCAGGCCAGACGCGATGGGCACGAGCGTGCCTtcgggcgtgccgcccTCTGCATTCCCCCCGCATCCGCTCAGCCGCCTGCCCCTTGGCATGCACGGCAACAGCGGCATGGGCAACGACATTGACGGATTCCACCCGATCGGAGAACACGCGCATCAAATGCCGAACCTTGCCATGATGCATGGGCCCGGCAACGGGCCTGCGTCTCGCCACGGGAACATGGGTCTGATGCGCAACCCCACAAGTCCCGGTGCAGCCCCGGATACCATGGACGAAGTGTCTCGTGTGCTCGCCCAGATTGCTTTTGACAAGCAGTAG